From Brassica oleracea var. oleracea cultivar TO1000 chromosome C3, BOL, whole genome shotgun sequence, a single genomic window includes:
- the LOC106334626 gene encoding putative U-box domain-containing protein 50: MEETQNQVLEEEAKGSTTVEKVYIAVGNDLQEGFKTIDWALKKWDNIPISIVLLHLCSISQDFVYTPFGKLPASSVSEEKLQVLRKYEDQKINKLLSKYVTFCKKLQVEAELHKVEKEDDSIQVLILDLITKLRITKLVMGITFMRSSSSWKSKSAISGSFHIYQNKPDFCEFYIICGGKMVLLKRENDANNNIRSWIGKMFHDPGRNLDRSSNGSDDPAASGSPWDKNLQEMEIYFQQLLSLNLEEDDEDNVQEEEDEDGGDEVALDVLQHLNVGEKLEYVRRKVNEAKLMIDENMREVKVNAERSDKAEWAISLCNCRIEELEAGIKEETERREKLQGTLDSDRECIEQTKNDVEKGKAKLVSLGELREELSSKVETMREAKQRAEAELERVALEKGEMIMEIEKLKNQRDVFNRRIEFCKEKGLLDSKEEEVKCGYREYVAEDIRLATESYSDRLRLKSGGNWTNVYRGRIKHTTMAVKVIGDRLSSDEEFAAKVKLLNEIRHPNLVAIAGFSSERPKCILFEYMHSGNLRDNLFTSQRKSRRSKILKWHDRIRIAHQVCSGLGFLHSVKPKPIVHGRLTPSKILLDRNLVAKITGFGLVMHSDQSDTKPDVMAFGVLLLHLLTGRNWPGLLKAMSMNQASILRDLDQTAGKWPLELAKEFGALAVKCSSVNRGGNMDFSTKEIMEELGKIMEKANEFRTKGGYEEATNSKNDEADPNDIPSVFICPILQEVMKNPHIAADGFSYELEAIEEWLSMGHDTSPMTNLRLDYQVLTPNHTLRALIQDWHSKKAAQASS, translated from the exons ATGGAAGAAACTCAGAATCAGGTATTGGAAGAAGAAGCAAAAGGATCAACGACGGTGGAGAAAGTGTATATAGCCGTAGGAAACGATTTACAAGAAGGTTTCAAGACGATCGATTGGGCTTTAAAGAAATGGGACAACATACCAATCTCCATCGTTCTTCTCCACCTCTGCAGCATTTCTCAAGATTTCGTCTACACCCCTT TTGGGAAGCTCCCAGCGAGTTCTGTGAGCGAGGAGAAGCTTCAAGTACTGAGAAAGTACGAAGACCAAAAGATCAACAAGTTGTTGTCTAAATACGTTACTTTTTGTAAAAAG TTACAGGTGGAAGCAGAGTTACACAAGGTGGAGAAGGAAGACGATTCAATCCAAGTGCTAATCTTAGATCTGATCACAAAGCTCCGAATCACAAAACTCGTCATGGGAATCACTTTCATGAGATCTTCTTCATCTTG GAAATCTAAGAGTGCGATAAGCGGATCGTTCCACATATATCAGAATAAACCGGATTTTTGCGAGTTTTATATAATCTGTGGAGGCAAAATGGTTTTGCTAAAGAGAGAGAACGATGCCAACAACAATATTAGAAGCTGGATTGGTAAAATGTTCCATGATCCGGGGAGAAACTTAGACCGTTCATCTAACGGCAGTGATGATCCAGCGGCTAGTGGAAGTCCATGGGATAAGAACTTGCAGGAGATGGAGATTTATTTCCAGCAACTGTTGAGTTTAAATCTTGAAGAAGACGATGAAGACAATGTCCAAGAAGAAGAGGATGAAGATGGTGGTGACGAGGTGGCACTAGACGTGCTGCAACATTTG AATGTAGGAGAGAAGTTAGAGTATGTGAGAAGAAAGGTGAATGAAGCCAAGCTGATGATAGATGAGAACATGAGAGAAGTCAAAGTCAACGCTGAGAGATCAGACAAAGCTGAATGGGCTATCTCTTTATGCAACTGCAGA ATTGAAGAGCTTGAAGCTGGGATCAAAGAAGAAACCGAGAGACGAGAGAAGCTTCAAGGGACGCTAGATTCAGACAGAGAATGCATTGAACAAACAAAGAACGACGTCGAAAAAGGAAAAGCAAAGCTAGTTTCTCTTGGGGAGCTTCGAGAGGAGCTCTCAAGCAAGGTTGAGACAATGAGGGAAGCTAAACAGCGAGCAGAAGCTGAGCTAGAGAGGGTCGCGTTAGAGAAAGGAGAGATGATAATGGAGATCGAGAAGCTTAAGAACCAAAGAGATGTTTTCAACCGTAGGATTGAGTTTTGCAAAGAGAAAGGGCTGTTGGACTCCAAGGAAGAAGAAGTAAAGTGTGGGTATAGAGAGTACGTTGCAGAGGATATAAGACTGGCCACAGAGAGTTACTCTGATCGCTTGAGGTTAAAATCTGGCGGTAACTGGACGAATGTGTACCGAGGGAGGATCAAACACACAACAATGGCTGTGAAAGTGATCGGCGACCGTTTATCATCGGATGAGGAGTTTGCAGCAAAGGTGAAGCTTTTGAATGAGATTAGGCATCCTAACTTGGTAGCAATAGCTGGATTCTCTTCAGAGAGGCCTAAGTGCATACTCTTCGAGTATATGCATAGTGGGAATTTAAGGGACAATCTATTCACATCGCAGAGGAAATCAAGAAGAAGCAAGATACTTAAATGGCACGATAGGATTCGTATAGCTCACCAGGTCTGCTCCGGACTCGGGTTTCTACATTCCGTTAAGCCGAAACCGATCGTCCACGGTCGTCTCACGCCTTCCAAGATCCTCTTGGACCGTAACCTTGTAGCTAAAATAACAGGTTTTGGACTTGTAATGCATAGTGACCAGTCTGATACAAAGCCTGATGTTATGGCTTTCGGAGTATTGCTACTTCATCTTTTAACCGGGAGAAACTGGCCCGGTTTGCTGAAGGCGATGTCGATGAACCAGGCGAGTATCCTCAGGGATTTGGACCAAACGGCTGGTAAGTGGCCGTTGGAGTTAGCTAAGGAGTTCGGTGCACTTGCGGTGAAATGCTCTTCGGTTAACAGAGGAGGGAACATGGATTTTTCGACGAAAGAGATCATGGAGGAGCTTGGTAAGATTATGGAGAAAGCTAATGAGTTTAGAACCAAAGGAGGATACGAGGAAGCAACTAACTCAAAGAACGATGAAGCGGATCCGAATGATATACCGAGTGTTTTCATATGTCCTATACTTCAAGAAGTGATGAAGAATCCACATATTGCAGCAGATGGGTTCTCGTATGAGCTTGAGGCTATAGAGGAGTGGCTAAGCATGGGACATGACACATCTCCTATGACGAATCTGAGACTGGATTATCAAGTTCTAACACCGAACCATACTCTTCGTGCTCTCATTCAAGATTGGCATAGCAAAAAAGCAGCACAAGCTTCCTCCTAA
- the LOC106334629 gene encoding protein SKIP34: MCYGHNQSFSRNSLRSRSHDGENEDSLVVDDLRDRLAETEARLRRARAREAELSRRLEQMKRFVSVMEIMEAFLERRFQEQKDRIDRLFSPVSTK, encoded by the coding sequence ATGTGTTACGGTCACAATCAATCGTTTTCACGCAACAGCCTCCGTAGCCGATCTCACGACGGAGAAAACGAAGATTCGTTGGTGGTCGATGATCTTCGTGACCGGCTCGCGGAAACAGAGGCGCGGCTGCGACGAGCCAGAGCGAGAGAAGCGGAGCTCAGCCGTCGGTTAGAGCAGATGAAGAGGTTCGTTTCCGTCATGGAGATCATGGAGGCTTTCTTAGAACGGAGATTCCAAGAGCAGAAAGATCGAATCGATCGCCTCTTCTCTCCCGTATCAACCAAATGA